One Jeotgalicoccus saudimassiliensis DNA window includes the following coding sequences:
- a CDS encoding Na+/H+ antiporter NhaC family protein: MEAFLNWEYMPLIPPLLTLLLVIITRKVGISLGAGIITSAFVIANGRFGEFFTLIIDSFLAIFIEDGGLNTWNAYILIFLTLLGIMTAFMNMSGGARAFTNWALTKVKSRRGAGLVTGLLGIIVFIDDYFSALIVGQVAKPITDKYNISRAKLAYLVDTTASPVAVMAPVSSWGAGIMGLTAPLLIGAGMTHISPFQSFMYMVPMNFYVIAAVVMMFIVIIFKFDIGPMRKQEDLAINEGVLRDKVPEFAEQDEDLPVHEGSGASALIVPIVALALTVIVAMYITGAMEGGDWSVFTVMENTLITHALLIGGIVGLVLTLVYYFKHTKNDNDFSGRHILLGIKTGFLAMFPAMLVLTFAWMIGGLISELGTGELLGTMVENSSLSVALLPAVIFIVACIMAMATGTSWGSFGILIPVAGEIIISLGETELLLPTVAAVLAGAVFGDHCSPISDSTILSSTGSGSDHIVHVMTQLPYSVISALIALAGFVILGLTTSVMYGLLGVLGGLLIVFVIVKFIYRPVAKQNA; this comes from the coding sequence ATGGAAGCATTTTTAAATTGGGAATACATGCCTTTAATCCCGCCGCTGCTTACGCTGCTGCTCGTCATTATTACGAGAAAAGTGGGAATCAGTTTAGGGGCAGGAATTATTACATCGGCATTTGTCATTGCGAATGGCCGGTTCGGTGAATTTTTCACACTGATTATCGATTCATTTCTGGCAATCTTTATTGAAGACGGCGGTCTGAACACGTGGAATGCATACATATTAATATTCTTAACACTTCTTGGGATTATGACGGCATTTATGAATATGTCAGGCGGTGCGCGTGCATTCACAAACTGGGCACTGACTAAAGTTAAATCCCGCCGCGGTGCAGGTCTCGTAACGGGACTGCTCGGGATTATCGTGTTTATCGATGACTATTTCAGTGCATTAATTGTCGGTCAGGTGGCAAAGCCGATTACTGACAAATATAATATTTCAAGAGCAAAACTCGCTTATCTTGTCGATACGACAGCATCACCGGTTGCAGTAATGGCGCCGGTATCCAGCTGGGGTGCGGGAATTATGGGTCTGACAGCACCGCTGTTAATCGGTGCCGGCATGACGCACATTTCACCATTCCAGAGTTTTATGTATATGGTACCGATGAACTTCTATGTCATCGCAGCAGTCGTTATGATGTTTATCGTTATTATCTTTAAATTCGATATCGGTCCGATGAGAAAACAGGAAGATTTAGCGATTAACGAAGGTGTTCTGCGTGACAAAGTTCCGGAGTTTGCTGAGCAGGATGAAGACCTGCCGGTTCATGAAGGATCGGGTGCAAGTGCATTAATCGTGCCGATTGTTGCTCTCGCACTGACTGTTATAGTTGCAATGTACATTACAGGCGCAATGGAAGGCGGGGACTGGAGCGTCTTCACAGTCATGGAAAACACGCTGATTACACATGCGCTGTTAATTGGTGGAATTGTCGGCCTTGTCCTGACGCTTGTCTACTACTTCAAACATACGAAAAATGATAATGATTTCAGCGGCAGACACATTCTGCTTGGAATCAAAACAGGTTTCCTTGCGATGTTCCCGGCGATGCTGGTATTAACATTCGCATGGATGATCGGCGGACTGATCAGTGAACTTGGTACAGGAGAACTGCTCGGTACAATGGTTGAGAATTCAAGTCTTTCTGTTGCGCTGCTGCCGGCTGTTATTTTTATCGTTGCATGTATTATGGCAATGGCAACAGGAACGAGCTGGGGTTCATTCGGTATTCTTATTCCGGTAGCGGGTGAAATCATTATTTCACTTGGTGAAACGGAGCTGTTACTGCCGACTGTCGCAGCTGTACTTGCAGGAGCGGTATTCGGGGACCACTGTTCACCGATTTCCGATTCGACGATTCTGTCATCGACAGGTTCCGGCAGTGACCACATCGTTCACGTTATGACGCAGCTGCCGTACTCGGTAAT